A window of Lodderomyces beijingensis strain CBS 14171 genome assembly, chromosome: 1 contains these coding sequences:
- a CDS encoding mitochondrial 54S ribosomal protein bL31m, translating to MKQFIQVRYRSVSMAGEVHLSSRRVMRKIQQGRARPAIFYQFDSLVELSDGSVISRRSPAPKDEIRMINDQRNSVLWNPHRADLDTLDLTATGKIGKFKARFGQFGGEQHEGDEKLFSLMAENAEEITTGKLYDKRADYKRLK from the coding sequence ATGAAACAGTTCATACAGGTCAGGTACAGGTCGGTGTCAATGGCCGGAGAGGTCCACTTGTCCTCCCGCAGAGTGATGCGCAAGATCCAGCAAGGCCGGGCCAGGCCCGCTATATTCTACCAGTTCGACTCCCTAGTAGAGCTCAGCGATGGCTCGGTCATTTCGAGGAGGTCGCCCGCACCCAAGGATGAAATCCGGATGATCAACGATCAAAGAAACAGCGTGCTTTGGAACCCGCACAGGGCCGACTTGGAcacgttggacttgactgccacgggcaagattggcaagttcaaagccCGGTTTGGCCAGTTTGGTGGGGAGCAACACGAGGGAGACGAGAAATTGTTCAGCTTGATGGCGGAGAATGCCGAGGAGATCACCACTGGGAAGTTGTATGATAAGAGAGCAGACTACAAGCGGTTGAAATAG